In Fortiea contorta PCC 7126, one genomic interval encodes:
- a CDS encoding DUF4437 domain-containing protein: MKDETNIREDWGGDGRGRMNLSGRHTAISPTYIPRKYQFFHTNIVTIENDWRIPGMPDNVITGNRQLLTWHDNGASTAKITLPPNFAAPAGVFTADLEIFVLKGTIQIDEWQLSKHSYSFIPAGVKVGPWQVLDREVEILWMENSLLKYTNAEHNHPDAKLHEFIPALDSKLLPWSKSDTVQFVQASKKWLRKDSQGGGVWLLSILPHYDGKYQMIQSYNEESYGLAGYCDIGNYRFAKDNFGYVPSFTTVPRHTTDDGGLFFVRIDRDLSKHGTVLSYIHQD, encoded by the coding sequence ATGAAGGATGAAACCAATATCAGAGAAGATTGGGGTGGAGACGGTAGAGGAAGAATGAATTTATCGGGGAGACACACAGCAATTTCTCCTACATATATACCCCGAAAATATCAATTCTTTCATACGAACATTGTCACCATAGAAAATGATTGGCGAATACCAGGAATGCCAGATAATGTAATAACTGGAAACCGTCAACTATTAACATGGCATGATAACGGTGCATCTACTGCCAAAATAACTCTACCACCTAACTTTGCAGCCCCAGCCGGCGTCTTCACCGCAGATTTAGAAATTTTCGTCCTCAAAGGTACAATTCAAATAGATGAATGGCAACTTAGCAAACATAGTTATTCATTTATCCCTGCAGGTGTGAAAGTAGGCCCTTGGCAAGTTTTAGATAGAGAAGTTGAAATTCTTTGGATGGAAAACAGCCTCCTCAAATATACAAATGCAGAGCATAATCATCCAGACGCCAAATTACACGAATTCATCCCCGCATTAGATAGTAAATTATTACCTTGGAGTAAATCAGATACAGTTCAATTTGTGCAAGCAAGCAAAAAATGGCTGAGAAAAGATAGCCAAGGAGGGGGCGTATGGTTGCTGAGTATATTGCCACATTATGACGGCAAATATCAAATGATTCAATCATATAATGAAGAATCTTACGGTCTAGCTGGGTACTGCGATATCGGCAATTATCGCTTTGCAAAAGACAATTTTGGTTACGTTCCCAGCTTCACAACAGTCCCCAGACACACAACAGACGATGGCGGTTTATTCTTCGTCCGCATTGACAGAGATTTATCCAAACACGGAACAGTTTTATCATACATCCATCAAGATTAA
- a CDS encoding alkaline phosphatase: MISLLEKCRRPLAFFMASFLSAMMLVFGNPGIESALAAGNGINVIIMIGDGMGWQMARAAAIAKGGAFYTAGKGSGLSLQTLTGYGLVTTYGTTIEGSTPVKSTGNSALDGTNAATGASPVRPGFAFNPGPFNAGTRADGNSTLPGNLAGYDTTKGGPVPWVPLSPANAGSYDKDYIKYSYPDSANTATTLYTGVKSYNNAMGVDIYEKKLTTVLEIAKQQGKSTGLVTSVPITHATPGAAASFVNRRSKYDSDYDPTKTNQDSILQQELLNFQPNVLLGGGHPLDHANTTASGPICNYVYIRASTYKELTGKTGLSDAAACSAPASSNSSNRYGYTFLERGPNATQTLLNTAATINPNTGGKLLGLYGARGQDGNLPASSSKGDYSLTGLNQFSLYSSVVKTGTTATCASGQIITGSSNECIPVVDSARNPIAPNLPTPDQVRPLASGETNASFITREINENPTLADLTQAALTVLGKDPDGLWLMVEGGDVDWSAHDDNMDNLIGTMNDFDRAIQTTIDWINNNGGWSKNLLIVTADHDHYLTLNNDFASKLTPQDPSTSRGLKYNAKDITFNKHNPTEAGHFWGSDPTQKYLWGSHSRRPVPVYYQGAFSQNLTTYLGQSYQFTDSSGTYTVPGIRGIVDQSQIFQAMKAALTSP, translated from the coding sequence ATGATTTCACTTCTAGAGAAGTGCAGAAGACCCCTAGCCTTTTTCATGGCTAGTTTTCTTTCTGCGATGATGCTGGTATTTGGTAATCCTGGTATTGAATCTGCCTTAGCTGCAGGTAACGGGATTAACGTCATTATTATGATTGGCGATGGTATGGGTTGGCAGATGGCGCGAGCCGCAGCGATCGCTAAAGGTGGTGCTTTCTATACTGCCGGTAAAGGTTCCGGTCTGAGCCTTCAAACTCTGACTGGATATGGATTGGTGACTACCTACGGTACAACAATCGAAGGTAGTACACCAGTTAAATCAACCGGTAACTCAGCCCTCGATGGCACCAACGCCGCCACAGGTGCAAGTCCCGTTCGTCCAGGCTTCGCATTCAATCCTGGGCCTTTTAACGCCGGTACTCGCGCTGACGGTAATAGCACTTTACCCGGTAATTTAGCGGGTTATGACACAACCAAGGGTGGCCCTGTGCCTTGGGTGCCTCTGAGTCCCGCTAATGCTGGTTCCTATGACAAGGATTACATCAAATACAGCTATCCCGACTCGGCTAACACCGCAACAACTCTTTACACAGGGGTCAAGAGCTATAACAACGCGATGGGAGTTGATATCTACGAAAAGAAATTGACAACCGTCCTGGAAATTGCCAAACAACAAGGTAAGTCCACAGGTCTAGTAACATCAGTTCCCATCACTCACGCCACCCCCGGTGCTGCAGCCTCTTTCGTCAATCGTCGTTCCAAGTACGACAGTGATTACGACCCCACAAAGACCAACCAAGATAGTATTTTGCAGCAAGAACTGCTGAACTTTCAGCCCAACGTCTTGCTGGGTGGCGGTCATCCTCTAGATCATGCCAACACCACCGCTTCCGGCCCGATATGTAACTACGTTTACATCAGAGCATCCACCTACAAAGAATTGACGGGTAAAACAGGTCTGAGCGATGCTGCAGCTTGCTCTGCACCTGCATCCTCCAACTCCTCGAATCGCTACGGTTACACCTTTTTAGAGCGTGGGCCTAATGCAACCCAAACACTACTAAATACGGCTGCGACCATCAACCCCAACACCGGCGGTAAGTTATTGGGTCTGTATGGCGCTCGTGGTCAAGATGGTAATCTTCCCGCTAGTTCTTCCAAAGGAGACTACAGCTTAACAGGTTTAAACCAATTCTCACTCTACAGTTCAGTTGTGAAGACAGGAACTACAGCTACCTGTGCATCAGGTCAGATCATTACTGGTTCTTCTAATGAATGTATACCGGTTGTTGATAGCGCACGCAACCCCATCGCCCCTAATTTACCTACACCAGACCAAGTTCGCCCTTTAGCTTCTGGTGAAACCAATGCTAGTTTCATCACCAGAGAGATCAACGAAAATCCCACTCTGGCTGATCTGACTCAAGCTGCTCTCACCGTTCTCGGTAAAGACCCAGACGGCTTATGGCTCATGGTTGAAGGTGGTGATGTTGACTGGTCTGCTCATGACGACAACATGGACAACCTGATCGGGACAATGAATGATTTTGATCGAGCAATCCAAACAACCATCGACTGGATTAACAACAACGGTGGCTGGAGCAAAAACTTGCTCATTGTAACTGCAGATCATGACCATTATCTGACTTTAAATAATGACTTCGCCTCGAAGTTAACTCCTCAAGATCCAAGTACATCTAGAGGCTTGAAATATAACGCCAAAGACATTACTTTCAATAAACACAACCCAACCGAAGCAGGTCATTTCTGGGGTTCAGATCCCACACAAAAATATCTCTGGGGCTCCCACAGTCGCCGTCCTGTACCTGTTTATTACCAAGGTGCTTTCTCTCAAAATCTCACAACATATTTGGGACAAAGTTATCAATTTACTGATAGTTCTGGTACTTACACTGTTCCTGGTATTCGGGGTATTGTTGACCAGAGTCAAATATTTCAGGCTATGAAAGCAGCACTGACAAGTCCTTAA
- a CDS encoding DUF4114 domain-containing protein, protein MVSSLIYYKFSNANKSLTGNFSFDQAAAVDQQVTLAEGLNISATYTGQTYTQANDALALLLTNSLGEISSQGLGLQFVTNAFTVNAENFFVSAPSSAQTVTYSRIYAPTDLVFNTIYNFTSADKSLTGSIAFNQGTTADQQVTIAEGLKVNFTYNGKTYTQVNDGQALLLTNLLGEIADLGLGLQFVADGFTINADNFVAGNKAQNITYTRVQAPTNSALSAISINENVAAGTVIASFNTTDSDVGNTFIYSLVAGSGDTDNAAFTIDGDQLKINASPNFEAKLSYSIRVRTTDNDGLTFEKPLTITVKDINETPTNLVFNTIYNFNSTDKSLTGSIAFNQGTTADQQVTIAEGLKVNFTYNGKTYTQVNDGQALLLTNLLGEIADLGLGLQFVADGFTINADNFVAGNKAQNITYTRVQAPTNSALSAISINENVAAGTVIASFNTTDPDVGNIFTYSLVAGSGDTDNAAFTIDGDQLKINSSPNFEAKPSYSIRVKTTDQGGLSFDKSLTVNVNNIVIPAQLTKGNNDVFNIKGDNGKGTLKFNIISSTPNANQLNELGVFNVDDAAGTIRDSAGNSLLPGAEGYAKAALARAKILFSTIANLPNGFNNSDVVRSLQLNSDANVRFYLVQGNTTKSVINKGSYGDVVFSATQNIKDSGNGNFSLSFPNLVVNLQATNQPLDSGLSNTSGQQGATNAELLYVTDKVNATFVINREAGYDNFIGFYKVTDETGTININGTVYKPGDSGYTQAAINSRVAGFTGINQATVTAQGKFSPNAIFAPFIIANGDPSTYISRENPVYFSFLGANPNSDKQVNHVRLLGNNTFGFEDLPNGGDQDFNDVIVRVNLS, encoded by the coding sequence ATGGTTAGCTCACTCATCTATTATAAATTTTCTAACGCTAATAAAAGTCTCACGGGGAATTTTTCTTTTGATCAAGCTGCGGCTGTAGATCAACAAGTAACACTTGCAGAAGGCTTAAATATTTCTGCTACTTACACTGGGCAGACTTATACTCAAGCTAATGACGCTTTAGCATTATTATTGACCAACTCATTAGGCGAAATTTCCAGTCAAGGATTGGGATTGCAATTTGTTACTAATGCTTTCACCGTTAATGCTGAAAATTTCTTTGTCTCTGCTCCTAGTAGTGCTCAGACTGTTACCTACAGCCGCATTTATGCACCGACAGATTTAGTATTCAATACGATTTACAATTTCACCAGCGCAGACAAAAGCTTAACAGGAAGCATAGCTTTTAATCAAGGGACGACGGCTGACCAACAGGTGACAATAGCTGAAGGCTTGAAAGTTAACTTCACCTATAATGGCAAGACTTATACTCAAGTTAATGATGGTCAAGCATTATTATTAACTAACTTATTAGGAGAAATAGCTGATTTAGGGTTAGGGCTACAATTTGTCGCTGATGGCTTTACAATCAATGCTGACAATTTTGTGGCAGGAAATAAAGCTCAAAATATTACTTACACCCGTGTACAAGCACCAACAAATTCAGCATTAAGTGCTATCAGTATCAATGAAAATGTCGCAGCGGGGACGGTAATTGCTAGCTTTAATACTACTGATTCTGATGTTGGTAATACTTTCATCTATAGCTTAGTTGCTGGTAGTGGTGATACTGATAATGCTGCTTTTACCATTGATGGTGACCAACTCAAAATCAATGCCTCTCCCAATTTTGAAGCTAAACTTAGTTATAGCATCCGTGTTAGAACAACAGATAACGACGGATTGACATTTGAAAAACCATTAACAATTACAGTCAAAGATATTAATGAAACACCGACCAATTTAGTATTCAATACAATTTACAATTTCAACAGCACAGACAAAAGCCTAACAGGAAGCATAGCTTTTAATCAAGGGACAACGGCTGACCAGCAAGTGACAATAGCTGAAGGCTTGAAAGTTAACTTCACCTATAATGGCAAGACTTATACTCAAGTTAATGATGGTCAAGCATTATTATTAACTAACTTATTAGGAGAAATAGCTGATTTAGGGTTAGGGCTACAATTTGTCGCTGATGGCTTTACAATCAATGCTGACAATTTTGTGGCAGGAAATAAAGCTCAAAATATTACTTACACCCGTGTACAAGCACCAACAAATTCAGCATTAAGTGCTATCAGTATCAATGAAAATGTCGCAGCGGGGACGGTAATTGCTAGCTTTAATACTACTGACCCTGATGTTGGTAATATTTTCACCTACAGCTTAGTTGCTGGTAGTGGTGATACTGATAATGCTGCTTTTACCATTGATGGTGACCAACTCAAAATCAATAGCTCTCCCAATTTTGAAGCTAAACCTAGTTATAGCATTCGCGTTAAAACAACAGACCAAGGTGGACTTTCTTTTGATAAATCCTTGACTGTTAATGTCAACAATATTGTTATCCCTGCTCAATTGACCAAGGGTAATAATGATGTTTTTAATATCAAAGGTGACAATGGTAAAGGCACACTCAAATTTAACATTATTAGCAGCACTCCTAATGCTAATCAATTGAATGAATTGGGTGTGTTTAATGTTGATGATGCAGCGGGTACTATTAGAGATAGTGCAGGTAATTCACTGCTTCCAGGTGCGGAAGGTTACGCCAAAGCAGCCTTAGCAAGAGCCAAGATACTTTTCTCCACTATTGCTAATTTACCGAATGGATTTAATAATAGTGATGTAGTGCGATCGCTGCAATTAAATTCTGATGCTAATGTCAGATTTTACTTGGTTCAAGGCAATACAACTAAGAGTGTTATCAATAAAGGTAGCTACGGTGATGTAGTGTTTTCAGCTACCCAAAATATCAAAGATTCAGGAAATGGTAATTTCTCTCTCAGCTTCCCAAATCTAGTGGTAAATCTGCAAGCGACCAATCAACCATTAGATTCAGGTTTGAGTAATACATCTGGTCAGCAAGGCGCTACAAATGCAGAACTGCTTTATGTGACTGATAAGGTCAACGCTACTTTTGTGATCAACAGAGAAGCAGGTTATGATAACTTTATTGGCTTTTATAAAGTGACTGATGAAACTGGTACTATTAATATTAATGGTACAGTTTATAAACCTGGGGATTCTGGTTACACTCAAGCAGCAATTAATAGTAGGGTCGCAGGTTTTACTGGAATTAATCAAGCAACGGTAACAGCCCAAGGAAAATTTAGTCCTAATGCCATATTTGCACCATTTATCATTGCTAATGGTGATCCCAGCACATATATCAGCCGCGAAAATCCTGTTTATTTCTCGTTCTTGGGCGCTAATCCTAATAGCGACAAACAAGTGAATCATGTTCGGCTATTAGGTAATAACACTTTTGGCTTTGAGGATTTACCAAATGGTGGTGATCAAGATTTCAATGATGTAATTGTGCGAGTTAATTTGAGTTAA
- a CDS encoding amidohydrolase family protein, protein MSESPLLDIIIKNVHVVRPHQDTVELLDLGIKDGKFAQIAPNINPDEGKEVFNAQNLLGFPGVVDAHMHIGIYQPLDKDAVTETKAAAMGGVTTSLNYIRTGQYYLNKGGSYQDFFPEVLALSAGNFFVDYSYHVAPIAGQHIDEIPLLFEEYGVSSFKIFMFYGGYGLHGLSEKQNLFLMINKEERYDFAHFEFIMRGITRLIAKHPQAKDTISLSLHCEVAEILNAYTKIVENDSSLSGLQAYSAARPPHAEGLAICIAAYLAHETNCANINLLHLSSRKAMEAALTMQTAFPHINFRREVTVGHLLLDVDTPANTWAKVNPPIRPRADVEYLWQAVLNHQVDWIVSDHACCAAEQKRSVKHPNNIWLAKSGFGGTEYLLSGVFSEGSKRGMSYNHMAKLLSWNPSRRFGLLEKGDIAIGYDADLVLVNPYETFTVNAAESESQQGYTPFAGMELTGRVKSTFLRGNLIYDNGQVLGSPIGRYLKRC, encoded by the coding sequence GTGTCTGAATCTCCCTTATTAGATATAATCATTAAAAATGTACATGTAGTTCGCCCCCATCAAGATACTGTTGAACTACTGGATTTAGGAATTAAAGACGGGAAATTTGCTCAGATAGCTCCTAATATTAACCCAGATGAAGGTAAAGAAGTATTTAATGCCCAAAATTTGCTAGGGTTTCCAGGGGTTGTGGACGCCCACATGCACATTGGTATTTATCAACCTCTAGACAAAGATGCAGTCACAGAAACCAAAGCAGCTGCAATGGGGGGAGTCACAACTAGTCTCAACTACATCCGCACAGGGCAGTATTATCTCAATAAAGGTGGCTCTTATCAAGATTTTTTTCCGGAAGTTTTAGCGTTATCTGCAGGTAATTTCTTTGTTGATTACAGCTATCATGTCGCCCCTATCGCTGGACAACATATTGATGAAATACCATTATTGTTTGAGGAATATGGTGTATCTTCATTTAAAATATTCATGTTTTATGGTGGTTATGGATTGCATGGTTTATCAGAGAAACAAAACCTGTTTTTAATGATTAATAAAGAGGAAAGGTATGACTTTGCTCATTTTGAATTTATTATGCGCGGTATCACTCGTTTAATTGCCAAACATCCACAAGCAAAAGATACTATTAGTTTGAGTTTACATTGCGAAGTTGCGGAGATTTTGAACGCTTATACAAAAATAGTAGAAAATGATTCTAGTTTGAGTGGGCTACAGGCTTACAGTGCGGCGCGTCCCCCTCATGCGGAAGGTTTAGCAATTTGCATTGCTGCTTATTTAGCTCATGAAACTAATTGTGCCAATATCAATTTATTGCATCTGAGTTCGCGTAAAGCAATGGAAGCAGCTTTAACTATGCAAACTGCTTTTCCTCATATTAACTTTCGCCGAGAAGTAACTGTGGGACATTTGCTTTTAGATGTTGATACTCCTGCGAATACTTGGGCGAAAGTTAACCCCCCAATTCGTCCCCGTGCTGATGTAGAATATTTATGGCAAGCAGTGCTTAATCATCAAGTAGATTGGATAGTTAGTGATCATGCTTGTTGTGCTGCTGAACAAAAAAGAAGTGTTAAACACCCGAATAATATTTGGTTAGCAAAATCTGGTTTTGGTGGTACAGAATATTTGCTTTCAGGTGTATTTAGTGAAGGTAGTAAGCGGGGAATGTCTTACAACCACATGGCTAAATTGTTATCTTGGAACCCATCTCGGCGTTTTGGTTTGTTAGAAAAGGGCGATATTGCGATTGGTTATGATGCAGATTTGGTGTTAGTTAATCCCTATGAAACTTTCACGGTGAATGCTGCGGAATCGGAATCGCAACAAGGTTACACTCCTTTTGCAGGTATGGAGTTGACGGGGCGCGTGAAAAGTACTTTTTTGCGAGGAAATTTGATTTATGACAACGGTCAGGTTTTAGGTTCGCCAATTGGGCGTTATTTAAAGAGATGTTAG
- a CDS encoding DUF3598 family protein has translation MSNILTEMPVLARHEGDWVGTYTIVDATGRIIDNYASHLTCQFPENSPFSYYQINRYKWPDGKQEEYRFPGNYCEQKLWFDTDRIQGKAWEVDDSTVILSFVYKAAPEISVYEMIQISSDNNHRARTWHWFKNHQIYQRTLINEERLKESL, from the coding sequence ATGTCTAACATCCTTACAGAAATGCCCGTACTAGCTCGTCATGAAGGAGATTGGGTAGGCACATATACAATAGTTGATGCTACAGGTAGAATTATTGATAACTATGCATCTCACTTAACTTGCCAATTTCCCGAAAATAGCCCCTTTTCTTACTACCAAATCAATCGCTATAAATGGCCTGATGGTAAACAAGAAGAATATAGATTTCCCGGAAATTATTGTGAGCAAAAACTGTGGTTTGATACAGACCGCATCCAAGGCAAAGCCTGGGAAGTAGACGACTCAACAGTGATTTTGTCATTCGTTTATAAAGCAGCACCAGAGATTAGCGTCTACGAAATGATCCAAATTAGCTCTGATAATAACCATCGTGCTCGTACCTGGCATTGGTTTAAAAATCATCAAATTTATCAACGCACCCTCATCAACGAAGAACGATTAAAAGAATCACTGTAA
- a CDS encoding glycosyltransferase family 2 protein, which yields MFFSVVIPTYNRQPILAKCLLALEAQELTDMSAVTGYEIVVVDDGSTDGTLAWLEENKDQFPHVRWFEQDHAGPAVARNLGVKQAIGEIIIFIDSDLVVLSNFLQAHADALLQGKEKLASDRFFTYGAVINTSNFANPTAEPYKITDFSAAFFATGNVAIPKHWLEKAGLFDTSFQLYGWEDLELGVRLKKLGLKLIKCPAAVGYHWHPPFSLAQIPRLIDQEMQRGRMGVLFYQKHPTWEVRMMIQMTWFHRLLWGILSLNGALNERTMAPFLQWLINLGKPQLALEIARIFLNWYNVKGVYEAYSKIN from the coding sequence GTGTTTTTTAGCGTTGTAATCCCGACTTATAATCGCCAGCCAATTTTAGCTAAGTGTCTGCTAGCTCTAGAAGCACAAGAGTTGACAGACATGAGTGCTGTTACTGGTTATGAAATTGTTGTGGTAGATGATGGCTCTACCGATGGTACATTAGCATGGTTAGAGGAGAATAAAGACCAGTTTCCTCATGTCCGCTGGTTTGAGCAAGACCATGCTGGCCCTGCAGTAGCTCGAAATTTAGGGGTAAAACAGGCAATAGGAGAGATAATTATCTTTATTGATAGCGATTTAGTCGTGCTATCGAACTTTTTGCAAGCCCATGCAGATGCATTATTGCAAGGAAAAGAGAAATTAGCAAGCGATCGCTTTTTTACTTACGGTGCAGTAATTAATACTAGTAACTTCGCCAATCCCACCGCTGAACCTTACAAAATCACAGATTTCTCAGCCGCATTCTTTGCTACCGGTAATGTAGCTATCCCTAAACATTGGTTAGAAAAAGCCGGACTCTTTGACACCAGCTTTCAACTTTATGGCTGGGAAGATTTAGAACTAGGCGTCAGATTAAAAAAACTCGGTTTAAAACTAATCAAATGTCCAGCAGCCGTTGGTTATCACTGGCATCCACCATTTAGTTTAGCGCAAATTCCCCGCTTAATTGACCAAGAAATGCAACGCGGTCGCATGGGTGTTTTATTCTATCAAAAACACCCCACTTGGGAAGTACGAATGATGATTCAAATGACTTGGTTTCATCGCTTATTGTGGGGTATTCTCTCTCTCAATGGCGCACTAAACGAGCGGACAATGGCACCATTTTTGCAATGGCTAATTAATCTAGGTAAACCCCAATTAGCTTTAGAAATCGCCCGCATCTTTCTCAATTGGTACAACGTCAAAGGCGTTTATGAAGCATATAGCAAAATCAATTAA
- a CDS encoding aspartyl/asparaginyl beta-hydroxylase domain-containing protein, which translates to MAVFNEYHLDAKQFPFLKNFQENWQVIRDEFIYFKQQASDEELKFADEILSPKNKTIKTKGNAKYSALGILFQGMFIETYIQNYQITYPDYQPNEAANKALALRTKYFANLAQVIATVNVDDPIIRNVYFGTFHPGLDVKLHVNYNPHMNRGYLGLIVPAGDVAMKICHDLFYWQEGNFMILDHSYPHCPHNYTNYDRTVLVVDFFKPDQPREDVLQFEKEQVTKRMQDNPYSLGVFGKNDQAKTEDFIKYGLAHQLEWDKAL; encoded by the coding sequence ATGGCAGTTTTTAATGAATATCATCTAGATGCAAAGCAATTTCCTTTTCTCAAGAACTTTCAAGAAAATTGGCAAGTGATTAGAGATGAATTTATATATTTTAAGCAACAGGCGTCTGATGAAGAATTAAAGTTTGCTGATGAGATATTAAGTCCTAAAAACAAAACGATTAAAACTAAAGGTAATGCTAAATATAGCGCTTTGGGAATTTTGTTTCAAGGTATGTTTATTGAAACATATATCCAAAATTATCAAATCACATATCCTGATTATCAACCAAATGAGGCAGCAAATAAAGCACTGGCTTTGAGAACAAAATATTTTGCCAATTTGGCTCAAGTGATAGCAACAGTTAACGTTGATGATCCAATTATTAGAAACGTTTATTTTGGTACATTCCATCCAGGTTTAGACGTCAAGCTGCATGTAAATTATAACCCGCACATGAATCGTGGATATTTAGGATTGATTGTACCTGCAGGGGATGTGGCTATGAAAATTTGCCACGATTTATTTTATTGGCAGGAAGGAAATTTCATGATTTTAGATCATAGCTATCCCCACTGTCCACATAACTATACGAATTATGACAGAACTGTCTTAGTGGTAGACTTTTTTAAGCCAGACCAGCCGAGGGAAGACGTCTTGCAATTTGAAAAAGAGCAAGTTACAAAACGTATGCAAGATAATCCTTATAGTTTAGGTGTTTTCGGTAAAAATGATCAGGCTAAAACTGAAGATTTTATCAAGTATGGTTTGGCTCATCAGCTAGAATGGGATAAAGCTTTATGA
- the hisS gene encoding histidine--tRNA ligase, protein MAKNDKINFSNPSGFPEFLPSEKRLELYLLDTIRRVFESYGFTPIETPAVERLEVLQAKGNQGDNIIYGIEPILPANRQAEKDKAGETGSEARALKFDQTVPLAAYIARHLNELTFPFARYQLDVVFRGERAKDGRFRQFRQCDIDVVARTQLSLLYDAQMPAIITEIFTAINIGDFLIRINNRKVLTGFFQSMGIAENKIKTCISIIDNLEKIGEAKVKQELEKEDISAEQTAKIIDFIKINGSVDTVLEKLQHLAQSLPEAEQFALGVSELATVITGVRNLGVPENRFCIDLAIARGLDYYTGTVYETTLLGHETLGSICSGGRYEELVGTFLGEKMPGVGISIGLTRLISRLLKVGILNTLAATPAQVMVVNMQDELMPIYLKISQQLRQAGINVVTSFDKKGLGKQFQLADKQGIQFCVIIGSEEATAQKSALKDLQTGEQITVTWDNLAAEIKQRLKDEV, encoded by the coding sequence ATGGCCAAAAACGACAAAATTAATTTCTCTAATCCTAGTGGCTTTCCCGAATTTCTGCCTAGTGAAAAACGCCTAGAATTATATTTATTAGATACCATTCGCAGAGTGTTTGAAAGCTATGGATTTACACCTATCGAAACTCCCGCAGTTGAACGTCTAGAAGTGCTGCAAGCTAAAGGCAATCAAGGCGATAATATCATTTATGGTATTGAACCGATTTTGCCAGCAAATCGCCAAGCAGAAAAAGACAAAGCCGGCGAAACAGGTTCAGAAGCGAGAGCGTTAAAATTTGACCAAACAGTTCCTTTAGCAGCTTACATTGCGCGTCACTTAAATGAATTAACGTTTCCTTTTGCTCGTTATCAACTCGATGTAGTTTTTCGTGGTGAACGAGCAAAAGATGGGCGATTCCGTCAGTTTCGCCAATGTGATATTGATGTAGTTGCTCGAACGCAATTGAGTTTACTTTATGATGCTCAAATGCCGGCAATTATCACTGAGATATTTACAGCAATTAATATCGGTGATTTTCTAATTCGCATCAATAACCGCAAAGTCCTCACAGGTTTCTTTCAGTCAATGGGAATCGCTGAAAATAAAATTAAAACCTGTATTAGCATTATTGATAATTTAGAAAAAATTGGCGAAGCTAAAGTTAAACAAGAATTAGAAAAAGAAGATATTTCAGCAGAGCAGACTGCAAAAATTATTGATTTTATTAAAATTAATGGCAGTGTTGACACAGTTTTAGAAAAACTTCAACATTTAGCGCAAAGCCTCCCAGAAGCAGAACAATTTGCTTTAGGAGTGAGTGAATTAGCAACAGTAATTACAGGCGTGCGTAACCTAGGAGTTCCCGAAAATCGTTTCTGTATTGATTTAGCGATCGCTCGTGGTCTAGACTACTATACAGGCACAGTCTACGAAACAACTTTACTAGGACATGAAACTTTAGGTAGTATTTGTTCTGGTGGTAGATACGAAGAATTAGTCGGCACATTTTTAGGCGAAAAAATGCCTGGTGTCGGTATTTCCATCGGTTTAACGCGGTTAATTAGTCGCTTGCTAAAAGTCGGAATTCTTAATACCTTAGCTGCGACACCAGCACAGGTAATGGTAGTAAATATGCAAGATGAATTAATGCCAATTTATTTAAAAATTTCTCAGCAACTCCGCCAAGCTGGTATCAATGTAGTCACTAGTTTTGATAAAAAAGGTTTAGGAAAGCAATTCCAACTAGCTGATAAACAAGGAATTCAATTTTGTGTAATTATTGGCTCCGAAGAAGCAACAGCACAAAAATCTGCACTTAAAGATTTACAAACAGGTGAGCAAATAACAGTAACTTGGGATAACTTAGCCGCAGAAATTAAACAAAGATTGAAGGATGAAGTATGA